From Aquabacter sp. L1I39, the proteins below share one genomic window:
- a CDS encoding NAD-dependent epimerase/dehydratase family protein, translating into MTILLTGGAGFIGTHVLAALLRNGHEVRVLDSLRADVHRSGDWRPPAGVAFFRGDVRNPALVMEALEGVDAVVHLAAKVGLGVSLDDMPDYAGTNDTGTAILLAAMARRNVPRLVLASSMVVYGEGQADCAEHGAVTPAPRRPEDLAAGRFEPRCPHCARPLAHRLVDEATPFDPRNAYATSKMAQELYAANWARMTQGSVAALRYHNVYGPGMPQDTPYAGVASLFASALLKGEAPRVFEDGGQRRDFVHVRDVASATVAALERHEAGVAAFNVGSGTPRTVGEMADALATALAGPRPVITGGFRLGDVRHITADSRRLREDLGWRPQEDFAAGIAAFAAEARARAAPTRRAS; encoded by the coding sequence ATGACCATCCTGCTCACCGGCGGCGCCGGCTTCATCGGCACCCATGTGCTCGCCGCGCTGCTGCGCAATGGGCACGAGGTGCGCGTCCTCGACAGCCTGCGCGCCGACGTGCACCGCTCCGGCGACTGGCGTCCGCCCGCGGGCGTCGCCTTCTTCAGAGGCGATGTGCGCAATCCCGCCCTGGTGATGGAGGCCCTGGAGGGGGTCGATGCGGTGGTGCATCTGGCCGCGAAGGTGGGGCTCGGGGTGAGCCTCGACGACATGCCCGATTATGCCGGCACCAACGATACGGGCACCGCCATCCTGCTCGCGGCCATGGCCCGGCGGAACGTGCCCCGGCTGGTGCTGGCCAGCTCCATGGTTGTCTATGGGGAGGGGCAGGCGGACTGCGCCGAGCATGGCGCCGTCACCCCCGCGCCCCGCCGGCCGGAAGACCTTGCCGCCGGCCGCTTCGAGCCCCGCTGCCCCCATTGCGCCCGCCCGCTGGCGCATCGCCTGGTGGATGAGGCAACCCCGTTTGATCCGCGCAACGCCTATGCCACCTCCAAGATGGCGCAGGAGCTTTACGCCGCCAATTGGGCGCGCATGACCCAAGGCAGCGTGGCGGCGCTGCGCTATCACAATGTCTATGGGCCGGGCATGCCGCAGGACACGCCCTATGCGGGGGTGGCCTCCCTCTTCGCCTCGGCCTTGCTCAAGGGCGAGGCGCCGCGCGTGTTCGAGGATGGCGGCCAGCGGCGCGACTTCGTGCATGTGCGCGACGTGGCCTCCGCCACGGTGGCGGCCCTGGAGCGGCATGAGGCGGGCGTTGCCGCCTTCAATGTGGGATCGGGCACGCCGCGCACCGTGGGCGAGATGGCGGACGCCCTCGCCACCGCCCTTGCCGGCCCGCGCCCGGTCATCACCGGCGGCTTCCGGCTGGGGGATGTCCGCCACATCACCGCCGATTCCCGCCGGCTGCGGGAGGATCTGGGCTGGCGGCCGCAGGAGGATTTCGCCGCCGGCATCGCCGCCTTCGCGGCGGAGGCCCGCGCGCGCGCGGCACCCACCCGGCGCGCCTCATGA
- a CDS encoding TIGR04282 family arsenosugar biosynthesis glycosyltransferase: MSTIALAILCKTPRPGASKTRLSPPLAPEACAALSACFIRDLSRTLASLEAEGRARAYAVYTPVGSEAALRALLPEGVGLVPQGEGDLGARLDRGVADLLAAGHGGAILINSDSPTLPAALLREAMAALEEGAPVVVGPALDGGYTFIGLSYREPRLFADIAWSTETVLAETLTRAEAIGLPVRVLAPWYDVDDAATYALLEDDLAGRPLPEALRHAGAPAPATAAFLAARQAGREAA, encoded by the coding sequence ATGTCCACCATCGCCCTCGCCATCCTCTGCAAGACGCCCCGGCCGGGCGCGTCCAAAACCCGCCTCTCCCCGCCTCTGGCGCCGGAGGCGTGCGCCGCTCTCTCCGCCTGCTTCATCCGCGACCTCTCCCGGACGCTGGCCAGCCTGGAAGCTGAGGGACGGGCGCGAGCCTATGCGGTCTATACGCCGGTGGGCAGCGAGGCGGCCTTGCGCGCCTTGCTGCCGGAGGGGGTGGGCCTCGTGCCGCAAGGCGAGGGCGACCTGGGCGCACGCCTCGACCGGGGGGTGGCCGATCTTCTCGCCGCCGGCCATGGGGGCGCGATCCTCATCAATTCCGATAGCCCCACCTTGCCCGCCGCTTTGCTGCGCGAGGCAATGGCAGCGCTGGAAGAGGGCGCGCCGGTGGTGGTGGGGCCGGCCCTTGATGGCGGCTACACCTTCATCGGCCTGAGTTATCGCGAGCCGCGCCTGTTCGCCGACATCGCCTGGAGCACCGAGACGGTGCTGGCGGAGACGCTCACCCGCGCGGAAGCCATCGGCCTGCCGGTGCGCGTCCTCGCCCCCTGGTACGACGTGGACGATGCGGCGACCTATGCCCTGCTGGAGGATGACCTCGCCGGCCGCCCCCTGCCCGAGGCGCTGCGCCATGCCGGCGCGCCGGCCCCCGCCACCGCCGCCTTCCTCGCCGCCCGCCAAGCGGGCCGGGAGGCGGCGTGA
- a CDS encoding helix-turn-helix domain-containing protein, with translation MSLNFKLLRLRANLTLEEVAQATGVTRGYLSKIERGLVKPSVGSALKLAKVLNVSVDELFGDAETGDAVIVTRAKEGTPQDTLRGTPRLVASTRGGHRMVAFVMRPGEAREQSHPMSHHEGDELLFVLGGRIRLELPSRVEDLEQGDAVQFNGVVPHKITSLSGDEAEVLIVIRVD, from the coding sequence ATGTCTCTGAATTTCAAGCTGCTGCGCCTGCGTGCCAATCTCACGCTGGAAGAGGTCGCCCAGGCCACGGGCGTCACCCGGGGCTATCTGTCCAAGATCGAGCGGGGTCTGGTGAAGCCGTCCGTGGGCTCCGCGCTGAAGCTCGCGAAGGTGCTGAACGTCTCGGTGGACGAGCTTTTCGGCGATGCCGAAACGGGCGACGCGGTCATTGTCACCCGGGCCAAGGAGGGCACGCCGCAGGATACCCTGCGCGGCACCCCCCGGCTGGTGGCCAGCACCCGGGGCGGACATCGCATGGTCGCCTTCGTCATGAGGCCGGGCGAAGCGCGGGAGCAAAGCCATCCCATGAGCCACCATGAGGGGGACGAACTGCTTTTCGTCCTGGGCGGTCGCATCCGCCTGGAACTGCCGAGCCGGGTGGAGGATCTCGAACAGGGTGACGCCGTCCAGTTCAATGGCGTGGTCCCGCACAAGATCACCTCGCTCAGCGGCGACGAGGCGGAGGTGCTGATCGTCATCCGGGTCGACTGA
- a CDS encoding Bug family tripartite tricarboxylate transporter substrate binding protein, with protein sequence MLRHRTRGLLAGLCLLVAWAFAGGVSPLQAQDDFPTRPIKLVVPFGAGGITDVVARLVAQGLSDRLGQPVVVVNRPGAGGATAAQSVATAAPDGYTLLLGTVGTQVVNKMIYPRLSYDPASFVPISLVSNSPYIIAVSPALDVNSLKALVERAKAEPGKLNFGSAGNGSSPHLALELLELLTGTKIEHIPFKSGGDAVNGALSGQIQIVCDAIPVVMPHQASGRLKALAITDTKRSAAFPDLPTTAEQGVEGMVVSSWNALLAPAGTPDSRVTVLRDALAQVLADPTLLARFQELGIEPMPIGNQAYARHIAAETERWSKVVEAAHISIQ encoded by the coding sequence ATGTTGAGGCATCGTACCAGGGGGCTGCTGGCCGGCCTCTGCCTCTTGGTGGCTTGGGCTTTCGCAGGCGGCGTGAGCCCGCTGCAGGCACAGGACGACTTTCCGACGCGGCCCATAAAGCTGGTGGTCCCGTTCGGTGCCGGTGGCATCACCGATGTGGTGGCGCGGCTCGTGGCGCAAGGCCTGTCTGACCGGCTGGGTCAGCCGGTGGTGGTCGTGAACCGCCCCGGCGCCGGGGGAGCCACGGCGGCCCAGTCGGTGGCCACTGCGGCACCGGATGGCTACACGCTTCTTCTGGGAACGGTGGGCACGCAGGTCGTCAACAAGATGATCTATCCACGCCTGTCCTATGACCCGGCCAGCTTTGTCCCGATTTCCCTGGTCAGCAATTCTCCCTATATCATCGCCGTCTCCCCCGCGCTCGACGTGAACAGCCTGAAGGCGCTCGTGGAGCGGGCGAAGGCCGAACCGGGCAAGCTGAATTTCGGCTCCGCCGGCAACGGCTCCTCGCCCCATCTGGCCCTGGAGCTGCTTGAACTTCTGACCGGGACGAAGATCGAGCACATCCCGTTCAAAAGCGGCGGCGACGCCGTCAACGGTGCACTGAGCGGCCAGATCCAGATCGTGTGCGACGCCATCCCCGTGGTGATGCCCCACCAGGCCAGCGGACGCCTGAAGGCCCTCGCCATCACGGACACCAAGCGCAGTGCCGCGTTCCCCGATTTGCCGACCACCGCCGAGCAGGGCGTGGAAGGCATGGTGGTCAGTTCCTGGAATGCCCTTCTCGCCCCAGCCGGAACACCCGACAGCCGGGTGACGGTGCTCCGGGACGCGCTCGCACAGGTCCTGGCCGATCCCACCCTCCTGGCGCGGTTCCAGGAACTGGGGATCGAGCCCATGCCCATCGGAAACCAAGCCTATGCCCGGCATATCGCGGCCGAGACCGAGCGCTGGTCGAAAGTGGTTGAAGCCGCTCACATCAGCATCCAGTGA
- the mtnK gene encoding S-methyl-5-thioribose kinase produces MLERLPAYRPLTGADLPLRLAHRSEMTDALGPITGWRVREIGDGNLNLVFVVEGSRGALIVKQALPYARVVGEGWPLSLARATFEFHALTRLGARDPGRMPKVLAFDETQALIVMEHLTPHLILRRGLIAGECYDDLGRHLGHYLARTLFRGSDLHLGPARRKADTALFCANVELTGITEDLVFTDPFLDHPRNRHTPGLEREAAHVRADRALTLAACEMKARFATRSETLLHGDLHTGSVMATATDTRVIDPEFAVYGPMGFDVGALLGNLFLAFFAQPGLPAGSVDRAAYGAFILDLAATVWASFTAEFSALWHSERAGMLGGRDVFEGQGDPRGADLLLKARLGEIWEDTLGFAGIEMHRRILGLAHAAELEAVADERVRAACERRALKAGRALAVGRTGFARMADVCALMLDLAGGARP; encoded by the coding sequence ATGCTCGAAAGACTGCCCGCCTATCGGCCGCTCACAGGCGCCGATTTGCCCCTGCGCCTCGCCCATCGCAGCGAGATGACCGACGCCCTCGGCCCCATCACAGGCTGGCGCGTGCGGGAGATCGGCGACGGCAATCTCAACCTCGTCTTCGTGGTGGAGGGGTCGCGCGGCGCGCTCATCGTCAAGCAGGCGCTCCCCTATGCGCGCGTGGTGGGCGAGGGCTGGCCGCTCTCGCTGGCCCGCGCCACCTTCGAGTTTCATGCCCTGACGCGGCTCGGCGCCCGAGACCCCGGGCGCATGCCCAAGGTGCTCGCCTTCGACGAGACGCAAGCGCTGATCGTGATGGAGCATCTGACGCCGCATCTCATCCTGCGGCGCGGGCTCATTGCCGGGGAATGCTACGACGATCTCGGCCGGCATCTGGGCCACTATCTCGCCCGCACGCTGTTTCGCGGCTCCGACCTTCATCTTGGTCCGGCGCGGCGCAAGGCGGACACGGCCCTCTTCTGCGCCAATGTGGAATTGACGGGGATCACCGAGGATCTGGTCTTCACAGATCCCTTCCTTGACCACCCCCGCAACCGCCACACGCCGGGCCTGGAGCGGGAGGCGGCGCATGTGCGCGCAGACCGGGCGCTGACGCTGGCCGCCTGCGAAATGAAGGCGCGCTTCGCCACGCGGTCGGAGACCCTGCTGCACGGCGATCTTCACACCGGCTCGGTCATGGCCACCGCCACCGATACGCGGGTGATCGACCCCGAATTCGCGGTCTATGGCCCCATGGGGTTTGATGTGGGCGCGCTCTTGGGCAATCTCTTCCTCGCCTTCTTCGCCCAGCCCGGTTTGCCAGCGGGCAGCGTTGACCGCGCCGCTTATGGGGCGTTCATCCTGGATCTCGCCGCCACCGTCTGGGCGAGCTTCACCGCGGAGTTTTCCGCCCTCTGGCATTCTGAGCGCGCGGGAATGCTGGGCGGGCGGGATGTGTTCGAGGGGCAAGGCGATCCGCGCGGCGCGGACCTCCTGCTGAAGGCGCGTCTTGGCGAAATCTGGGAGGACACGCTCGGCTTTGCCGGCATCGAGATGCATCGCCGCATTCTCGGCCTCGCCCATGCGGCGGAGTTGGAAGCGGTGGCCGATGAGCGAGTGCGCGCCGCCTGCGAGCGCCGCGCGCTGAAGGCGGGGCGGGCGCTCGCGGTGGGGCGCACGGGCTTCGCGCGCATGGCGGATGTGTGCGCGCTGATGCTGGACCTGGCCGGCGGGGCGCGGCCGTGA
- a CDS encoding molybdopterin-dependent oxidoreductase — translation MSLRRRPFSLFRPQQVPDRGVLVENRKLVEAIDRRKVLRGALSLGALTLLTGCNVSQDESVQTVLRAVSDFNDGAQAALFDPNKLAPTYDVSQVVKPPRFNAYYEIEDVRPVDLSTWKLELAGLVKDKRPWTLDAINALPQQEEIIRHICVEGWDYIGQWSGPNLKDFLTRVGADLSARYVAFHGADDYMESIDMASALHPQTILATHYAGEPITDPYGAPLRLRTAVKLGFKNPKWVRAIEVTNTYQQGFWEKQGFNWFSGL, via the coding sequence ATGTCGCTCCGCAGACGTCCCTTCTCCCTCTTCCGCCCGCAACAGGTGCCCGACCGCGGCGTGCTGGTGGAGAACCGCAAGCTGGTTGAGGCCATCGACCGCCGCAAGGTGCTGCGCGGGGCGCTGAGCCTTGGCGCGCTCACCTTGCTCACGGGCTGCAACGTCTCGCAGGACGAGAGCGTGCAGACCGTGCTGCGGGCGGTGTCCGACTTCAATGACGGGGCCCAGGCCGCTTTGTTCGACCCCAACAAGCTGGCCCCCACTTATGACGTCTCGCAGGTGGTGAAGCCCCCGCGCTTCAATGCCTATTACGAGATCGAGGATGTGCGCCCGGTGGACCTGTCCACCTGGAAGCTGGAGCTGGCCGGCCTCGTGAAGGACAAGCGCCCCTGGACGCTGGACGCCATCAACGCCTTGCCGCAGCAGGAGGAGATCATCCGCCACATCTGCGTGGAAGGCTGGGACTATATCGGCCAGTGGTCCGGCCCCAACCTGAAGGACTTTCTGACCCGCGTCGGGGCGGACCTCAGCGCCCGTTATGTGGCCTTCCATGGCGCCGACGATTACATGGAGAGCATCGACATGGCCTCGGCGCTCCATCCGCAGACCATCCTGGCCACCCATTATGCCGGCGAGCCTATCACCGATCCCTATGGCGCCCCGCTGCGCCTGCGCACGGCGGTGAAGCTCGGCTTCAAGAATCCCAAATGGGTGCGGGCCATCGAGGTGACCAACACCTACCAGCAGGGCTTCTGGGAGAAGCAGGGCTTCAACTGGTTCTCCGGCCTGTGA
- a CDS encoding trans-sulfuration enzyme family protein produces MDDRPHFIPKPRTLAARARAVRRPLTTALAPAIDVSATYIRDADNGYRTGHVYGRKDNATVQQAQDELAELEGASEALLFTSGMAAATTVFLALAPTHVVAPRDMYFGFKQWLTEAARYGHRVTFVDMADLDAVRAAVRPGETGLVWIETPSNPLWTLTDIAAVADIAHRAGALLCADSTVATPVLSRPLDFGADLVMHSATKYLNGHSDVIAGVLATAGESDLWRRIRQVREHHGAVLGPFEAWLLMRGLRTLDLRVREQSRSAARLAVRLTFHPALSDVLYPGLTEHPGHAIAARQMTGGFGGMISVRVKEGAAAAIAAAGRVRLWHRATSFGGSESLIEHRASIEGPGSPCPDDLLRLSVGLEDPDDLFHDLAQALDHLLPDFPSRPTR; encoded by the coding sequence ATGGACGACCGGCCCCATTTCATCCCCAAGCCGCGGACGCTGGCCGCCCGCGCCCGCGCCGTCCGGCGCCCGCTGACGACGGCGCTGGCGCCGGCCATCGACGTCTCGGCCACCTATATCCGCGACGCCGATAACGGCTATCGCACCGGCCATGTCTATGGCCGCAAGGACAATGCCACGGTCCAGCAGGCGCAGGACGAGCTGGCGGAGCTGGAAGGGGCGAGCGAGGCGCTGCTCTTCACCTCCGGCATGGCGGCGGCCACCACCGTCTTCCTCGCCCTTGCCCCCACCCATGTGGTGGCCCCGCGCGACATGTATTTCGGCTTCAAGCAATGGCTCACCGAGGCCGCGCGCTATGGCCATCGGGTCACCTTCGTGGACATGGCCGATCTCGACGCGGTGCGCGCCGCCGTGCGGCCCGGCGAGACGGGCCTCGTCTGGATCGAGACGCCCAGCAATCCCTTGTGGACCCTCACCGACATCGCCGCCGTGGCTGATATCGCCCACCGGGCCGGCGCGCTTTTGTGCGCGGATTCCACGGTGGCCACCCCGGTGCTGAGCCGCCCCCTGGATTTTGGCGCCGACCTCGTCATGCATTCGGCCACCAAATATCTGAACGGCCATTCCGACGTGATCGCCGGCGTGCTCGCCACCGCCGGCGAGAGCGATCTGTGGCGCCGCATCCGGCAGGTGCGGGAGCATCATGGCGCCGTGCTCGGCCCGTTCGAGGCCTGGCTTCTCATGCGCGGCCTGCGCACGCTGGACCTGCGGGTGCGCGAACAGAGCCGCAGCGCGGCGCGCCTCGCCGTGCGCCTCACCTTCCATCCCGCCTTGTCGGATGTGCTTTATCCCGGCCTCACCGAGCATCCCGGCCACGCCATCGCCGCGCGGCAGATGACGGGGGGCTTTGGCGGCATGATCTCCGTGCGGGTGAAAGAGGGGGCCGCGGCGGCCATCGCGGCGGCAGGGCGCGTGCGGCTCTGGCATCGCGCCACGTCCTTTGGCGGATCCGAGAGCTTGATCGAGCACCGCGCCTCCATCGAAGGGCCGGGCTCGCCCTGTCCCGACGATCTCTTGCGCCTGTCCGTGGGCCTCGAAGACCCCGACGACCTGTTCCACGACTTGGCGCAGGCGCTCGATCATCTCCTGCCCGACTTCCCCTCCCGTCCAACCCGATGA
- a CDS encoding glycosyltransferase, with amino-acid sequence MARVDLSSVAVIIPCLNEEEAIGAVVREVLAEGVGAVVVVDNGSTDHTADEARAAGARVVAAPERGYGRACAAGAKAAPAATPVLCFLDGDGSDVPGFLGDVAGPVIAGTADFVMGSRLRGHREAGSLTAQQLVAGRLAGVMLRAAYGVRFTDMSPLRAIRADRLAALGMGEETYGWNLEMQMRAAAFGLVCLEVPVDHRCRRGGVSKVSGNLVAGLNAAMRITLTFLRLALTLRRTPAPPAPLPRTSP; translated from the coding sequence ATGGCGCGGGTGGATCTGTCTTCTGTGGCCGTCATCATCCCCTGCCTGAACGAGGAAGAGGCCATCGGCGCGGTGGTGCGCGAGGTGCTGGCGGAGGGGGTCGGCGCCGTGGTCGTGGTGGACAATGGGTCCACCGACCACACGGCGGACGAAGCCCGCGCGGCGGGGGCGCGGGTGGTGGCGGCGCCGGAGCGCGGCTATGGCCGGGCCTGCGCGGCGGGGGCGAAGGCGGCGCCCGCCGCCACGCCGGTCCTGTGCTTCCTGGATGGGGATGGCAGCGACGTGCCCGGCTTCCTTGGGGACGTGGCCGGGCCGGTGATTGCCGGCACCGCCGACTTCGTCATGGGCTCGCGGCTGCGCGGCCATCGCGAGGCGGGCAGCCTGACGGCCCAGCAGCTGGTGGCGGGGCGCCTGGCGGGGGTGATGCTCCGCGCGGCCTATGGGGTGCGCTTCACCGACATGTCGCCGCTGCGCGCCATCCGCGCCGACCGCCTCGCCGCCTTGGGCATGGGTGAGGAAACCTATGGCTGGAACCTGGAAATGCAGATGCGTGCCGCCGCCTTCGGCCTCGTCTGCCTGGAGGTGCCGGTGGACCATCGCTGCCGGCGGGGCGGAGTCTCCAAGGTGTCCGGCAATCTGGTGGCGGGCCTGAACGCCGCCATGCGCATCACCCTCACCTTCCTGCGGCTGGCCCTCACCTTGCGCCGCACGCCCGCGCCCCCCGCTCCCCTCCCGAGGACTTCGCCATGA
- a CDS encoding cytochrome b/b6 domain-containing protein, whose amino-acid sequence MSDISLHMGRVRDRARRLHPLPLRIMHWVNAVTMVVMIMSGWKIYNDEVIFGFLHFPEEIVLGVWAQHGLQWHFLGMWVLVLNGLAYLAYGILSGRFHRMLLPIRPREVVAEVIAALTFRLKHDDLTHYNAVQKTLYVGVIGAIIFQVVTGLALWKPVQFQGLVSLFGDFQGVRLAHFLGMAAIVLFLVVHVSLALLVPRTILAMLTGGPRLPDAPPSDR is encoded by the coding sequence ATGTCGGATATATCTCTTCATATGGGGCGTGTTAGAGATCGCGCGCGCCGTCTGCATCCGCTTCCATTGCGGATTATGCATTGGGTCAATGCTGTAACCATGGTCGTCATGATCATGAGTGGGTGGAAGATCTACAATGACGAAGTGATCTTCGGCTTTCTCCACTTTCCCGAGGAGATCGTGCTGGGGGTGTGGGCGCAGCATGGGCTGCAATGGCATTTCCTCGGCATGTGGGTGCTGGTGCTGAACGGGCTCGCTTATCTCGCCTATGGCATCCTCTCCGGCCGCTTCCACCGCATGCTGCTGCCCATCCGGCCGCGCGAGGTGGTCGCGGAGGTGATCGCCGCGCTCACCTTCCGCCTGAAGCACGACGATCTCACCCACTACAATGCCGTGCAGAAGACCCTTTATGTGGGCGTGATCGGGGCCATCATCTTCCAGGTGGTCACCGGCCTCGCGCTGTGGAAGCCCGTGCAATTCCAGGGGCTTGTGAGCCTGTTCGGCGATTTTCAGGGCGTCCGCCTCGCCCATTTCCTCGGCATGGCGGCCATCGTCCTGTTCCTGGTGGTGCATGTGAGCCTCGCGCTCCTCGTGCCGCGCACCATCCTGGCCATGCTCACCGGCGGCCCCCGGCTGCCCGATGCCCCTCCCTCCGACCGCTGA
- a CDS encoding PRC-barrel domain-containing protein: MKSQLLLTSTLAAVLLAVPLAGPARADDGPQSTPQVTRREGGAHTQPVAQEDGLTPQQRMERRFPQKARVGDLIGQAVLDFDDRTLGFVTEVVRTPEGGLVLVMPYGGWFGLGGRPVGVPLEAVASLGRHINLLDLDRADLAALPDWMAKDGTPLAANETIRIAISRR; the protein is encoded by the coding sequence ATGAAGAGCCAGCTTCTTCTCACCTCCACGCTCGCCGCCGTGCTTCTCGCCGTGCCACTGGCCGGTCCCGCCCGCGCCGATGACGGGCCGCAAAGCACCCCACAAGTCACCCGCCGCGAAGGCGGGGCGCACACCCAGCCGGTAGCGCAGGAGGATGGCCTCACCCCGCAGCAGCGCATGGAGCGCCGCTTTCCCCAGAAGGCGCGCGTGGGCGACCTGATCGGCCAGGCGGTCCTCGACTTCGACGACCGCACGCTCGGCTTCGTCACCGAGGTGGTGCGCACGCCGGAGGGCGGGCTCGTGCTGGTGATGCCCTATGGCGGCTGGTTCGGCCTTGGCGGGCGCCCCGTGGGCGTGCCGCTGGAGGCGGTGGCGAGCCTCGGACGGCATATCAACCTGCTCGATCTCGACCGGGCGGACCTTGCCGCCTTGCCCGACTGGATGGCCAAGGACGGCACGCCGCTGGCGGCGAACGAGACCATCCGCATCGCCATTTCGCGGCGCTGA